One window from the genome of Saccharomyces mikatae IFO 1815 strain IFO1815 genome assembly, chromosome: 4 encodes:
- the HIM1 gene encoding Him1p (similar to Saccharomyces cerevisiae HIM1 (YDR317W); ancestral locus Anc_5.348), translated as MNYRINAFTDYILLFGSSGLAGKGTLENMLDINFYIKNVSDLQDKLNSLTEIKGDVVLNKHVFCINRRSITEEKSFMKSIDYINMKSITWKRGRYYLRSRNENETKKIPSNPDTFCYDAFEEGFIKKTTDENGKDNFCIPYNQKRFSYALYYASGKKEGFEIIYKFTVTQLIIPRSENWSRLLSYIFSGTQKLEKFDANNKTYVAGKSLPNLRDISTMVCTLGSTSARVRRTQVPNSFVDYSLPFSLAQEFTNTTDKRLVIITSFNNKFLSTTFEYFRIKAKLENDLEEVLPNKPKELIILRPGPMCGQHGNSIKVELDVQENLTFSDKILYYPRYLLMYKKQYISEVRKIGLRTKLSELIASSTYRMPGSALLGYSVPVSKVSYVASLMAIERKSKEAGPKMEVINSYQIDMIA; from the coding sequence ATGAACTACAGAATCAATGCGTTTACAGATTACATTCTGTTGTTTGGATCGTCTGGTTTAGCAGGAAAAGGCACTTTGGAAAACATGCTGGACATAAATTTTTACATTAAAAATGTTTCTGATCTACAAGATAAGCTCAATAGCTTAACTGAAATAAAAGGAGATGTTGTACTCAATAAGCATGTTTTTTGTATTAATAGAAGGAGCAttactgaagaaaaatcattCATGAAATCTATTGATTACATAAATATGAAATCAATTACTTGGAAACGTGGGAGATATTATTTAAGAAgcagaaatgaaaatgaaactaaaaaaatacccTCTAATCCCGACACGTTTTGTTATGATGCTTTTGAAGAGGGATTCATTAAGAAAACTACTGATGAGAACGGAAAGGACAATTTTTGCATACCTTATAATCAGAAACGGTTTAGCTATGCACTGTATTATGCAAgcggaaaaaaagaaggtttTGAAATCATTTATAAATTCACTGTAACGCAGTTGATAATTCCTCGATCCGAAAATTGGTCAAGATTACTTtcgtatattttttcaggAACACAGAAGCTTGAAAAGTTTGATGCGAACAATAAAACATACGTAGCTGGTAAAAGTTTGCCCAACTTGCGTGATATTAGCACCATGGTGTGCACTTTGGGCTCTACTTCAGCTAGAGTTCGTAGAACCCAGGTGCCAAATTCCTTTGTAGATTATTCCTTGCCTTTTAGTTTGGCTCAAGAATTTACAAATACAACAGATAAAAGACTAGTGATAATAACTTCCtttaataataaatttCTTAGCACAACTTTCGAGTATTTTAGAATCAAGGCAAAGTTGGAGAATGATTTGGAGGAAGTTTTGCCAAATAAACCAAAGGAGCTCATTATTTTGAGACCAGGTCCGATGTGTGGACAGCatggaaattctataaaagTTGAACTAGATGTACAAGAAAACTTAACTTTTTCAGATAAAATCCTGTATTATCCTAGATATCTCCTGATGTATAAAAAGCAATATATTAGCGAGGTTAGAAAGATTGGTTTAAGAACAAAGTTAAGTGAACTTATTGCTTCGAGCACATACAGGATGCCAGGGTCTGCATTATTAGGATATTCCGTCCCAGTCTCAAAAGTTTCCTATGTTGCGTCTTTGATGgctattgaaagaaaaagcaaagaggCGGGACCTAAAATGGAAGTGATTAATAGTTATCAAATTGATATGATTGCTTGA
- the MCM21 gene encoding Mcm21p (similar to Saccharomyces cerevisiae MCM21 (YDR318W); ancestral locus Anc_5.349), which yields MDDRGVSIAKARSFSPEYKSVVIPATLIPYEPKKRAKLNNDENLPEQEWVLKTQPMVQHQMFDPEVADLLDTDILTSPSKRKRKLKIEDINSIDKGKLEDSIVVENVYRIFGITFFPLVDPIDLKIKDDSDEIFVDREMLGIRLEVFSERTSKFEKPHYILLKKRIKSNSWFLFKHTVPSFIDVQGIFDDTNGGLVVSYDDAYLFAKRVFLQLVEIQKRQQIFKDLEAKKIIHDLNLDLESSMASFFVKDVKVELFVKQNEIVSCSILDDIHDFSHNNKNKWEIALLGSLDDLELKLNHSFATIFK from the coding sequence ATGGATGACAGGGGCGTATCAATAGCGAAAGCTAGATCATTCTCTCCAGAATATAAGTCGGTCGTTATTCCGGCAACCCTAATACCGTATGAgccaaagaaaagagcGAAGTTGAATAATGATGAGAATTTACCAGAACAAGAATGGGTATTGAAGACTCAGCCGATGGTCCAGCATCAGATGTTTGATCCTGAAGTAGCAGATTTACTGGACACTGATATTTTAACGTCAccatcaaaaagaaagcgaAAATTAAAGATAGAAGATATCAATTCAATTGATAAAGGTAAGTTGGAAGATTCAATTGTGGTGGAgaatgtttatagaattttcGGTATCACTTTCTTCCCACTCGTGGATCCAATTGACTTGAAAATTAAAGATGATAGTGACGAGATTTTTGTCGATAGGGAAATGCTGGGGATACGACTAGAAGTCTTCAGTGAACGGACGTCTAAATTCGAAAAACCTCACTATatacttttgaaaaagaggaTCAAATCTAATAGttggtttctttttaaacATACTGTTCCCAGTTTTATAGATGTTCAAGGCATATTTGATGACACTAATGGAGGTCTGGTGGTATCATATGATGATGCGTATTTATTTGCCAAAAGAGTCTTCCTGCAACTAGTAGAAATACAAAAAAGGCAGCAAATATTCAAGGATTTAGAAGCCAAGAAGATAATTCATGATTTAAATTTAGATCTAGAGTCTTCAATggcttctttttttgtcaaaGATGTTAAAGTGGAGTTATTTgtaaaacaaaatgaaatagTTTCGTGCTCAATATTGGACGATATTCATGATTTTAGCCATaataataagaataaaTGGGAAATTGCATTGCTCGGATCGTTAGATGATTTGGAGTTAAAGTTAAACCATTCATTTGCGAcaatattcaaataa
- the YFT2 gene encoding Yft2p (similar to Saccharomyces cerevisiae YDR319C; ancestral locus Anc_5.350) — MIRQLSYWSRKAYLIYPFQVLVGALISILVSPKTLDHQKKTHVLLKSSNLFNTIFAYKANQLWPILFFSLAFLQVYFHYLARMDVLPLPISSSQTRPSYLTYPNRWLLLKNRVTIIMIAQYACKFILKYMLLFLSFQFIDHVFIWTGGECSSGSGTRSAEKCRLENGKWHGGFDISGHFCFLVNISMILWMELHMFCRFIQSEDMVWVVNKWVRACLAVICTVLIIWICILWVTAIYYHTILEKILGCLMGYICPIFIYHILPKIELLHNYIHI, encoded by the coding sequence ATGATACGTCAACTAAGTTATTGGTCGAGGAAAGCGTATCTCATTTATCCTTTTCAAGTCCTTGTCGGTGCACTAATATCGATACTAGTATCTCCAAAAACACTGGAtcatcaaaagaaaacacatGTCCTATtgaaatcttcaaatcttttcaatacaATCTTTGCATATAAAGCGAATCAATTATGGCCTATATTATTCTTCAGTTTGGCTTTTCTACAAGTATACTTTCATTATCTAGCAAGAATGGATGTACTACCCTTACCGATATCAAGTTCTCAAACTAGGCCCTCCTATTTGACCTATCCTAATCGTTGGCTTCTGCTCAAAAATAGAGTAACTATTATTATGATTGCTCAATATGCTTGCAAGTTCATTCTAAAATAtatgttgttgtttttgaGTTTCCAATTCATTGATCACGTCTTTATTTGGACAGGAGGAGAATGTAGTTCTGGTAGTGGAACAAGATCAGCCGAAAAATGTCGTCTAGAAAACGGGAAATGGCATGGTGGGTTTGATATTAGTGGacatttttgttttcttgttaaTATCAGCATGATTCTCTGGATGGAGCTACACATGTTTTGTAGATTTATTCAATCTGAAGATATGGTTTGGGTTGTAAATAAATGGGTACGAGCTTGCCTTGCTGTCATTTGTACTGTACTAATAATTTGGATATGCATTCTCTGGGTCACCGCCATTTATTACCATACCATCTTAGAAAAGATCTTAGGTTGCCTTATGGGGTACATATGCCCTATTTTCATATACCATATTTTACCAAAAATTGAACTACTACACAattacatacatatatga
- the SWA2 gene encoding auxilin-like protein SWA2 (similar to Saccharomyces cerevisiae SWA2 (YDR320C); ancestral locus Anc_5.352) yields the protein MSDPFAHLLTSFKNKDSAAESKKETLRSSNSPSLPDSVVADISKTDKTINDSLHSISASPLIPSSKVGFSVPPLVSSNNTISANSTNSSPRPPLDHIDDDFNELFGNGTTAATDTLQKVNDDYCRNNEGRKSNGDEALVDEVKDMEIARLMSLGLSIEKATKFYNDDITYERYLKVLKSNQKKSKDRTARESPGDVNFERSELSNNFGSENNNLFSIATNFFNKGKELVDQWTSFPPEENDRLNNHPNLRNKSEDYDSPLENDPYNGFSIEDDKSEKGLLSENNLDEDLLTDFETKIEITKRTVSDVDPSPSPSSGILIEENPLRKEPLVENNLLDFSEGNVTKSNSSESNSLFNGNRNPNSAIPISDIELSGYNEFKAKGSNFFKNGDYVNSLQEYEKSLNSLPSNHPLRIIALSNIIASQLKVGEYSKSIENSSMALALFPPTKANWSNMISDSDPQRSFNDIWPKIMIRRAESFEHLESFSNALETYQELINKNFFDEKIMQGKRRCQNFINPPPVKKFSPVKKATSTQSPTEKSTPTSSSSTSSNSPDTTSKIKKQELENAKLALYDKVFERISSWKNDKGDDIRHLLANLSGLLTWCNWKDIPMQDLVMPKRVKITYMKAVAKTHPDKIPESLSLENKMIAENVFSSLSIAWDKFKQQNDIN from the coding sequence ATGTCAGACCCGTTTGCACATCTATTGacatctttcaaaaataaagattcCGCAGCTGAATCCAAGAAGGAAACTCTTCGGAGCAGCAATTCCCCTTCCTTACCTGATTCTGTAGTTGCAGACATTTCTAAGACGGATAAAACCATAAATGATAGCCTGCATTCAATTTCGGCATCCCCGTTGATACCTTCATCGAAGGTAGGCTTTTCTGTGCCCCCTTTAGTGTCAAGCAATAACACGATCAGTGCCAATTCAACCAATAGTTCACCACGCCCGCCTCTTGACCACATTGACGATGACTTCAATGAGCTGTTTGGTAATGGTACAACAGCTGCAACGGATACGCttcaaaaagtaaatgATGATTATTGTAGAAATAATGAGGGCCGTAAGAGCAATGGTGATGAAGCTTTGGTCGATGAAGTCAAAGATATGGAAATCGCTAGATTGATGTCACTAGGTTTATCAATTGAGAAGGCCACTAAATTTTACAACGATGACATAACGTACGAAAGATATTTAAAGGTTTTAAAatcaaatcaaaagaagTCCAAGGACCGAACTGCTAGGGAGAGCCCAGGTGATGTAAATTTTGAGAGGTCAGAACTATCCAACAATTTTGGCTCAGAGAACAATAACCTGTTCAGCATAGCTactaatttttttaataaagGTAAGGAGCTAGTTGATCAATGGACCTCTTTTCCACCTGAGGAAAATGATAGACTAAATAATCACCCAAACTTACGAAACAAATCAGAGGACTACGACTCACCTCTGGAAAATGACCCATACAATGGATTTTcaattgaagatgataaaagCGAGAAAGGACTTTTGTCAGAAAATAATTTGGATGAAGATCTTTTAACTGACTTTGAAactaaaattgaaattacCAAGAGAACAGTGAGTGATGTCGATCCTTCTCCTTCACCATCTTCAGGTATATTAATAGAAGAGAATCCGTTAAGAAAAGAACCTCTGGTAGAGAATAATCTTCTAGATTTTTCAGAGGGAAATGTCACTAAAAGCAATAGCAGTGAAAGTAACTCTCTTTTTAATGGGAATAGAAACCCCAACTCTGCTATACCTATCTCTGATATTGAATTATCAGGGTATAACGAATTTAAGGCAAAGGgttccaattttttcaagaatggTGATTATGTGAACTCTTTGCAAGAATATGAGAAGTCTTTAAACTCATTACCCTCGAATCATCCATTGAGGATTATTGCATTATCAAACATTATTGCTTCGCAACTGAAAGTCGGTGAGTACTCCAAGTCCATAGAAAATTCCAGTATGGCGTTGGCATTGTTTCCACCAACCAAAGCAAATTGGAGTAATATGATCTCAGATAGTGATCCTCAAAGGTCGTTTAATGACATCTGGCCAAAGATTATGATTAGACGGGCTGAGTCTTTTGAACACTTAGAAAGTTTCAGTAATGCGTTAGAAACATACCAAGAATTGATTAACAAGAATTTCTTTGACGAAAAAATCATGCAGGGAAAAAGGAGATGtcaaaatttcatcaatcCTCCTCCTGTCAAGAAATTTAGTCCTGTGAAAAAGGCAACGTCAACTCAGTCACCTACGGAAAAGTCAACTCCaacctcttcttcttcaacttccTCAAATTCTCCTGATActacttcaaaaataaagaaacagGAGTTGGAAAATGCTAAGCTGGCACTATACGATAAAGTTTTTGAGAGGATCAGCTCTTGGAAAAATGACAAAGGCGATGACattcgtcatcttctagcCAATTTGTCCGGCTTGCTAACATGGTGCAATTGGAAGGATATCCCTATGCAAGATTTGGTTATGCCTAAAAGGGTTAAAATTACATATATGAAAGCTGTAGCAAAGACGCATCCCGATAAAATACCGGAATCGTTGTCCCTGGAAAATAAGATGATTGCAGAGAACGTTTTCAGTAGTTTAAGTATTGCTTGGGACAAGTTTAAACAGCAAAATGATATTAACTGA
- the DAD4 gene encoding Dad4p (similar to Saccharomyces cerevisiae DAD4 (YDR320C-A); ancestral locus Anc_5.354), with protein sequence MENPHERVQANILSRIIGNVKRLNESVAILNQELVTINNRNKNLEIMGAICDNYHNSVQFNLEATNNKKPPL encoded by the coding sequence ATGGAGAATCCGCACGAACGAGTACAGGCCAATATTCTGTCGCGCATAATCGGTAATGTCAAAAGGCTTAATGAGAGTGTGGCAATCCTCAACCAGGAACTTGTTACCATTAATAATCGAAACAAGAATCTAGAAATCATGGGTGCGATTTGTGATAACTATCATAACAGCGTCCAGTTTAATCTGGAAGCAACCAATAATAAGAAACCACCTCTTtga
- the ASP1 gene encoding asparaginase ASP1 (similar to Saccharomyces cerevisiae ASP1 (YDR321W); ancestral locus Anc_5.356), producing MKNDSIEITTICPDVENSQFVVQSNCPETIPEILKSQSAAANSSGIACQQRSLPRIKIFGTGGTIASKAIDSSQTAGYHVDLTIQDLLDAIPDISKVCDIEYEQLCNVDSKDINQDILYKIYKGVSESLQTFDGIVITHGTDTLSETAFFIESTIDAGDVPIVFVGSMRPSTSVSADGPMNLYQAICIASNPKSRGRSVLVSLNDQISSGYYITKTNANSLDSFNVRQGYLGNFVNNEIHYYYPPVKPQGCHKFKLRVDGDCFNLPEVCILYAHQAFPSAIVNLVADKYDGIILATMGAGSLPEEVNETCMKLSLPIIYSKRSMDGMVPIANVPKKGSSANNLIASGYLSPEKSRILLQLCLAGNYTLEEIKHVFTGVYGG from the coding sequence ATGAAGAATGATTCAATTGAAATCACTACTATCTGTCCAGATGTTGAAAATTCTCAGTTCGTTGTCCAAAGCAACTGTCCAGAGACTATCCCAGAGATTCTAAAGTCTCAAAGTGCCGCTGCAAATAGCAGCGGCATCGCTTGCCAACAGCGTAGTTTACCAAGgattaaaatttttggaacTGGTGGTACGATTGCATCCAAGGCCATAGACTCGTCGCAAACGGCCGGTTATCATGTCGACTTGACCATTCAAGATCTCTTAGATGCTATTCCAGACATATCGAAGGTCTGTGATATTGAATATGAGCAACTGTGCAATGTGGACTCCaaagacataaatcagGATATTCTTTACAAGATCTATAAAGGGGTTTCAGAATCATTGCAGACTTTTGATGGTATAGTCATCACCCATGGGACAGATACGTTATCTGAAACcgcattttttattgagaGTACTATTGATGCTGGAGATGTTCCTATTGTGTTTGTGGGTTCGATGCGTCCCTCAACCAGTGTTTCTGCTGACGGACCTATGAACCTATATCAAGCAATTTGCATTGCTTCAAACCCAAAATCTAGAGGAAGAAGTGTTCTTGTCTCCTTAAACGATCAAATTTCTTCTGGTTACTACATTACCAAGACGAATGCAAATAGTTTGGATTCTTTTAATGTTAGACAGGGTTATTTAGGTAACTTTGTTAACAATGAAatacattattattatcctCCTGTTAAACCCCAGGGTTGCCATAAATTTAAATTGAGAGTCGATGGTGACTGTTTCAATTTACCAGAAGTTTGCATTTTGTACGCCCATCAAGCTTTTCCATCAGCTATCGTCAACTTGGTGGCAGATAAATATGATGGTATCATTCTTGCCACAATGGGTGCTGGTTCATTACCAGAGGAGGTCAATGAAACTTGCATGAAGTTGAGCTTGCCAATCATATATTCCAAGAGATCAATGGATGGTATGGTGCCAATTGCGAACGTGCCAAAGAAGGGTTCGAGCGCTAATAATCTCATTGCTTCTGGTTATCTAAGTCCCGAAAAGAGTAGAATTTTGTTACAGTTATGTTTGGCAGGTAACTATACGTTGGAGGAAATTAAACACGTTTTCACTGGTGTTTATGGTGGATGA
- the MRPL35 gene encoding mitochondrial 54S ribosomal protein mL38 (similar to Saccharomyces cerevisiae MRPL35 (YDR322W); ancestral locus Anc_5.360), with translation MLRRSIHTTKILKNSNANSHIWSDFTKRPSSLSIQSPKVKNYLFPKKAFSDPPSISRRSNRIKYSPPEHINELFKMSYDFLEQRSNKFYELAGKTNNPLKKDALLIKAEINNPEVQYNFQFNNKVDNFKHIIDYDVPVYRHLGKQHWESYGQMLLMQRLETLAAIPDTLPTLVPRAEVNIKFPFSTGLNKWIEPGEFLSSNVTSMCPVFKVQEYDHVDVERQLYTILVVNPDVPNVSNDSFKTALCYGLVNLKLAYNDNLIDPRKFDSSNVVADYLPPVPEKNAGKQRFVVWVFRQSLTEGKQGPNSLEINQAEISRDDFDIRKFTKDYNLDPIGAHIWRSEWDSNVAVVREKYGLPPGRVFSRIRR, from the coding sequence ATGTTACGAAGATCTATTCATACAACTaaaattctgaaaaattctaatgcTAATTCGCATATTTGGTCGGACTTCACCAAGAGGCCTAGTTCACTTTCTATCCAATCTCCCAAAGTGAAAAACTATCTTTTCCCAAAGAAGGCCTTTTCAGACCCCCCATCCATTAGTAGAAGAAGTAACCGTATTAAGTACTCGCCTCCTGAACACATAAATGAGCTTTTCAAGATGAGTTATGACTTTCTTGAGCAGAGATCTAACAAGTTTTATGAGTTGGCTGGGAAGACAAACAATCCTCTCAAAAAAGATGCTTTGCTCATAAAAGCAGAGATCAATAATCCTGAGGTACAATACAACTTTCAGTTTAATAATAAAGTAGACAATTTTAAGCATATAATAGACTATGATGTACCGGTGTACAGACATTTGGGGAAACAACATTGGGAATCATACGGCCAGATGTTATTGATGCAGAGGTTAGAAACACTGGCAGCTATCCCTGATACACTCCCAACTTTAGTTCCACGAGCAGAAGTGAACATCAAGTTTCCCTTCTCCACTGGTCTGAATAAGTGGATCGAACCTGGTGAATTTTTATCATCTAATGTCACGTCAATGTGTCCCGTTTTTAAGGTTCAAGAATACGACCACGTGGACGTAGAAAGACAACTGTATACGATATTGGTAGTCAACCCTGATGTTCCAAATGTAAGCAACGATTCGTTTAAGACAGCTTTGTGCTACGGATTGGTGAACCTTAAATTGGCTTACAATGATAATTTGATAGACCCAAGAAAGTTTGATAGTTCTAACGTCGTTGCTGATTACTTACCTCCAGTgcctgaaaaaaatgctggGAAACAGAGATTTGTTGTTTGGGTATTCAGACAATCATTGACTGAAGGTAAACAAGGTCCAAACTCATTAGAGATAAATCAAGCAGAAATAAGTAGGGATGATTTCGACATCAGAAAATTCACCAAGGATTATAATTTAGATCCTATCGGCGCACATATTTGGAGAAGTGAATGGGATTCCAACGTTGCAGTTGttagagaaaaatatggtCTACCACCTGGAAGAGTCTTCAGCAGAATTAGAAGATGA
- the TIM11 gene encoding F1F0 ATP synthase subunit e (similar to Saccharomyces cerevisiae TIM11 (YDR322C-A); ancestral locus Anc_5.361), whose translation MSTVNVLRYSALGLGLFFGFRNDMILKCNAKKKEEQAQYEEKLRLVDEAKREYAKLHPVEVPKVLPTTASVNLEDPNIDFEKVILNAVESLKETST comes from the coding sequence ATGTCCACCGTTAATGTTTTGAGATACTCTGCGTTGGGTTTAGGATTATTTTTTGGCTTCAGAAATGATATGATCTTGAAGTGTAATgccaaaaagaaagaagaacaagcacagtatgaagaaaaattgaggTTAGTGGACGAAGCTAAGAGAGAATACGCTAAGTTACATCCTGTAGAGGTTCCTAAGGTTTTACCTACAACCGCATCGGTTAATTTAGAAGACCCTaatattgattttgaaaaagttattCTTAATGCCGTTGAATCCTTGAAGGAAACTTCAACATAA
- the PEP7 gene encoding phosphatidylinositol-3-phosphate binding protein (similar to Saccharomyces cerevisiae PEP7 (YDR323C); ancestral locus Anc_5.364): MDLENVSCPICLRKFDDLNALNVHLDVEHGFDDNEDSLGSNDSRQVNNKRKNPNYDGNKVQKLKRSHWEKLQRGKSRCHTCGRTLNNDIGATNCRKCGKLYCRRHLPNMIKLDIYAQYDPTNGKWHNCCHDCFVAKPGYNDYGEAVNLTHDFFKIRNMQKEDKNLRLLQLENRFVRLVDGMITLHQKYTGSIIYNLKMKSEVSKLERTVTPWREDRSVLFCNICSEPFGLLLRKHHCRLCGMIVCDDVTRNCSNQINIGYLMSAASDLPFKYYRQKDDLLHAPLSIRLCTQCIDMLFIGRKFTKDVAMPLSGIFAKYESMKNISKVIDGLMPIFEDSLNNLKLKTAKDSENVLDYKNLNDLARLRQKLLGSVNLYNTLTRQLISVEPRSNLEKKLQSSIKIASAAYINEKILPLKSLPAILNPEGQKTNNEKRQNEPEIKKLSQLMIENLTIKEVKELREELMVLKEQSYLIESTIQDYKKQRRLEEVVALNKNLEELRSRIRTVQSKLGDNGFK, from the coding sequence ATGGATCTTGAGAATGTGTCATGTCCGATTTGTCTAAGGAAGTTTGATGACTTGAATGCGCTGAATGTACATTTAGATGTTGAGCATGGgtttgatgataatgaggATTCTCTCGGTTCCAATGATAGTCGTCAGGTCAATAACAAGCGAAAAAACCCCAACTATGATGGCAACAAAGTGCAGAAGTTAAAAAGAAGCCACTGGGAAAAACTCCAAAGGGGGAAGAGTCGTTGTCACACATGTGGAAGAACTTTGAATAACGACATTGGCGCCACTAATTGCAGAAAATGTGGCAAATTATATTGTAGGAGACATCTCCCCAATATGATTAAACTAGATATTTATGCACAGTACGACCCTACAAACGGGAAATGGCATAATTGTTGCCATGATTGCTTTGTTGCAAAGCCCGGTTATAATGACTATGGTGAAGCAGTGAATTTAACacatgattttttcaagatacGAAATATGCAAAAAGAGGACAAGAACTTGAGATTACTACAATTAGAAAATCGGTTTGTCCGTCTAGTTGATGGGATGATAACACTCCACCAGAAATATACGGGGTCCATCATTTacaatttaaaaatgaaaagtgaAGTATCCAAATTAGAACGCACAGTAACTCCCTGGAGAGAGGATAGAAGCGTGCTTTTTTGTAACATATGTTCGGAGCCTTTCGGTTTATTACTACGGAAGCATCACTGCAGGTTGTGTGGCATGATTGTTTGTGACGATGTTACCAGAAACTGCTCAAATCAAATAAACATAGGCTATTTAATGTCTGCAGCATCTGATTTACCTTTCAAATATTATAGGCAGAAAGATGATTTACTTCATGCTCCTCTATCTATAAGGTTGTGCACTCAATGTATCGATATGTTATTTATTGGCAGAAAATTTACCAAAGATGTTGCAATGCCATTAAGTGGAATATTCGCTAAATACGAGagtatgaaaaatatatctaAGGTAATTGACGGCCTCATGCctatttttgaagattctTTGAACAAcctgaaattgaaaactgCCAAAGATTCAGAGAATGTACTTGATTATAAGAATCTGAATGATCTTGCTCGATTAAGACAGAAATTACTTGGTTCTGTTAATTTGTACAATACGCTAACAAGACAGCTCATAAGTGTAGAACCTCGCAGTAATCTGgagaaaaaacttcaaagtTCGATCAAAATAGCTTCTGCTGcatatataaatgaaaaaatactacCATTAAAGTCCCTTCCGGCAATTTTGAATCCAGAGGGCCAGAAAACGAACAACGAAAAGCGACAAAACGAACCAGAGATAAAGAAGTTATCACAGTTGATGATCGAAAATTTGACTATAAAGGAAGTAAAGGAGCTGAGAGAAGAGCTCATGGTGCTGAAAGAACAGAGCTACCTGATTGAGTCCACAATTCAAGACTACAAGAAGCAGCGCAGATTGGAAGAGGTCGTCGCTCTTAATAAGAATTTAGAAGAATTGCGCTCACGAATACGTACGGTTCAATCCAAGCTAGGGGACAATGGTTTTAAATAA